One segment of Anatilimnocola aggregata DNA contains the following:
- the prmC gene encoding peptide chain release factor N(5)-glutamine methyltransferase, producing the protein MSTEEAWTINRLLTWTADYFKKQNIEQPRLEVEVLLGYALGCERIQLYTRFGEVVTDEQRAKFREFVKQRVQSMPVAYIVGKKEFYSLNFTVTRDTLIPRPETEHLVMAVLDAIKATPELAPHHVADVGTGSGIVAIAIAKHAKSSTVLAIDKSPAAVEIARQNAASLGVDARVKTCVGDLLSGIDPAEQFFAIAANLPYVSDSEFEQLDKTVKDFEPTSALVAGPIGTELIAKLIPQAAAQLVSGGLLALELSPMIADRVVDLVASDGNFEPAYVIKDLAGHKRIVAAKRK; encoded by the coding sequence ATGAGCACCGAAGAAGCCTGGACGATCAATCGGCTGCTCACGTGGACCGCGGACTACTTTAAAAAGCAGAACATTGAACAGCCAAGGTTAGAGGTGGAAGTTCTGCTGGGCTACGCCCTGGGCTGCGAGCGGATTCAACTCTATACGCGGTTTGGCGAAGTCGTCACCGACGAGCAGCGGGCGAAGTTTCGCGAGTTCGTCAAGCAGCGCGTCCAGAGCATGCCGGTGGCGTACATCGTCGGCAAGAAAGAATTTTATTCGCTCAACTTCACCGTCACGCGCGATACACTCATCCCCCGCCCCGAGACCGAGCACCTGGTGATGGCCGTGCTCGACGCCATCAAGGCCACTCCCGAACTCGCGCCCCATCATGTGGCCGATGTGGGTACCGGTAGTGGGATCGTTGCGATTGCGATTGCCAAACACGCCAAGTCCAGCACCGTGCTCGCCATCGACAAGAGCCCCGCGGCCGTAGAGATTGCTCGGCAGAATGCCGCGAGTCTTGGGGTCGATGCGCGAGTCAAGACCTGCGTCGGCGATCTACTCAGCGGGATTGACCCGGCCGAGCAGTTTTTCGCGATTGCCGCGAACTTGCCCTACGTCAGCGACAGCGAGTTCGAGCAGCTCGACAAAACCGTGAAAGATTTTGAACCAACGTCCGCTCTCGTAGCCGGTCCCATCGGCACCGAGTTAATCGCCAAACTGATTCCGCAAGCTGCGGCCCAATTAGTCTCCGGCGGCTTACTCGCGCTCGAACTGAGCCCCATGATCGCCGACCGCGTGGTCGACCTCGTGGCCAGCGATGGCAACTTCGAGCCCGCCTATGTCATCAAGGATCTAGCAGGACACAAGCGGATCGTCGCAGCCAAGCGGAAGTAG
- a CDS encoding amidase, whose amino-acid sequence MSSATGEITGEMIDWSAAEIARRIAAKSISAQDVCQAFVTRCQAVNPQLNAFTWQRFEQALSEATSIDERLARGETLGPLAGVPITVKDCFYFAGSTASIGLSTLQHEVSTETGPLVQRLQRAGAIVLGKTNVPQLMAMHECDNPVYGRTNNPWNLARTCGGSSGGEAAIIAARGSALGLANDLGGSIRLPAHFCGIAGLMPTARRLPNAGTQSNFRGFEGMRSSVGPLGRQVADLDLAMRVLADYSDDQALPEIVPWPWRDYRAVDIGKLRIGLWLDDGYLSPSPALQRATRAAADSLANAGATIEELHFPRGEEILDLYIGLIEADGCADLRRIAASSQLDWRISRMLTVGGLSRVSRAAVVGTLKMLGQGYLSRLIQAARPRSADEYWQLVRQRDALRQEFRSLLENKQLDTVISPPHALPAPQHTKAIDLMSAASYAFLPNLLGWPAGVTPVTSVAATEQNARKLSRDRVLQQAMAVDAESAGLPVGVQVIAPAWREDVVLAVMNALEQVSPKLRAVI is encoded by the coding sequence GTGTCTTCAGCGACGGGCGAAATCACTGGCGAGATGATCGACTGGAGCGCCGCGGAAATCGCCCGGCGCATCGCGGCGAAATCGATCTCGGCCCAGGACGTCTGCCAGGCCTTTGTAACTCGCTGCCAGGCAGTGAATCCGCAGCTCAACGCCTTCACCTGGCAACGCTTCGAGCAGGCCCTCAGCGAAGCCACTTCCATCGACGAACGACTCGCGCGGGGCGAAACGCTTGGACCGCTCGCCGGCGTGCCGATCACGGTGAAGGATTGCTTTTACTTCGCCGGCTCTACGGCGAGCATCGGCCTGTCGACACTGCAACACGAGGTCTCGACCGAAACCGGTCCGCTTGTGCAGCGGCTGCAGCGCGCAGGCGCAATCGTGCTGGGTAAGACGAATGTTCCACAGTTGATGGCAATGCACGAGTGCGACAATCCGGTCTATGGACGCACGAACAATCCTTGGAATCTCGCTCGTACTTGCGGCGGCAGCAGCGGTGGGGAAGCGGCCATCATCGCAGCGCGTGGATCGGCGCTGGGACTTGCCAACGATCTGGGCGGCAGCATTCGACTGCCCGCACACTTTTGCGGTATTGCTGGACTGATGCCGACGGCAAGACGCTTGCCCAACGCCGGCACTCAGAGCAATTTTCGGGGCTTCGAAGGAATGCGAAGTTCCGTCGGGCCACTGGGGCGGCAGGTCGCCGATTTGGATCTGGCCATGCGCGTGCTGGCGGATTATTCCGATGACCAGGCGTTGCCCGAAATTGTCCCTTGGCCTTGGCGCGACTATCGCGCAGTCGACATCGGCAAGCTGCGCATCGGGCTGTGGCTCGATGACGGCTATCTCAGTCCTTCGCCGGCCCTTCAGCGCGCGACCAGAGCGGCAGCAGATTCGCTTGCCAATGCGGGAGCCACGATTGAAGAACTACACTTCCCGCGCGGCGAAGAGATTCTCGATCTCTATATTGGTCTGATTGAAGCCGACGGTTGCGCCGACCTGCGGCGAATCGCCGCAAGCAGTCAACTCGATTGGCGCATCAGCCGAATGCTCACAGTTGGCGGTTTGAGCAGAGTCTCGCGCGCGGCGGTTGTGGGCACGTTGAAAATGCTGGGGCAAGGTTATCTCAGCCGGCTGATTCAGGCGGCGCGACCCCGCTCGGCCGATGAATACTGGCAACTCGTCCGCCAGCGCGATGCGCTGCGGCAAGAATTCCGTTCGCTGCTGGAAAATAAACAGCTAGACACTGTGATTTCTCCGCCCCATGCCTTGCCAGCACCTCAGCACACCAAGGCCATCGATTTGATGTCGGCCGCCAGCTACGCATTCTTGCCCAACCTGCTGGGTTGGCCCGCTGGCGTAACTCCCGTAACGAGCGTGGCAGCGACCGAGCAGAATGCCCGTAAACTCAGTCGTGATCGCGTCTTACAGCAGGCAATGGCGGTCGATGCGGAAAGTGCTGGGCTGCCCGTGGGGGTACAAGTGATCGCCCCGGCCTGGCGAGAAGATGTGGTCCTGGCCGTCATGAATGCCCTGGAACAAGTGTCTCCCAAACTAAGGGCAGTTATTTAG
- a CDS encoding RNA recognition motif domain-containing protein, whose product MKLYVGNLSYGVTNEKLEELFSAYGQVRSAQVIQDRDTGRSKGFGFVEMADDNAAREAIKGLHEQQHDGRPLTVNEARPREDRGGGGGGGYGGGGGGRGGSRGGGGGGYGGGGGGGGRGGYGGR is encoded by the coding sequence ATGAAGTTGTATGTCGGGAACCTGAGTTACGGCGTAACGAACGAGAAGCTTGAAGAGCTTTTCTCGGCGTACGGCCAAGTTCGTAGCGCCCAGGTGATTCAGGATCGCGACACTGGTCGCAGCAAGGGTTTCGGCTTCGTCGAAATGGCTGACGATAACGCTGCCCGTGAGGCCATCAAAGGCCTGCACGAACAGCAACACGATGGTCGCCCATTGACTGTCAACGAAGCTCGCCCACGTGAAGATCGTGGCGGCGGCGGTGGCGGTGGTTACGGCGGCGGTGGCGGCGGTCGCGGTGGCAGCCGAGGTGGCGGTGGCGGCGGCTACGGTGGTGGCGGCGGCGGCGGTGGCCGTGGTGGCTACGGCGGTCGTTAA
- a CDS encoding NAD(P)H-hydrate epimerase, translating into MTKSLSRDQVRDVDRRAIAEFGITGLVLMENAGRGCVNALLAAGCRGPVVICCGKGNNGGDGFVIARHLDAAGIAVRLLLLADPAELQGDALANYQIAAKSRLMIRIINGQVTGADLDLALQGAEWIVDALLGTGATGNPKPPYSSLIQRMNLSSARVLAVDLPSGLDCDTGRPAEPTIRADQTCTFVAAKKGFENPAASEYLGAVQVVEIGVPRCLLAEFGLS; encoded by the coding sequence ATGACCAAATCACTCAGCCGCGACCAAGTGCGCGACGTCGATCGCCGGGCGATTGCCGAGTTTGGCATCACGGGCCTCGTGCTGATGGAAAATGCGGGCCGGGGATGCGTGAATGCGTTGCTCGCCGCCGGTTGTCGCGGGCCAGTTGTCATTTGCTGTGGCAAGGGAAACAACGGCGGCGATGGGTTTGTGATCGCGCGGCATTTGGATGCAGCGGGAATCGCTGTTCGCCTGCTGCTGCTCGCTGATCCGGCGGAACTACAAGGAGACGCGCTGGCGAATTATCAGATTGCTGCCAAGAGCCGTCTGATGATTAGGATCATCAACGGCCAGGTGACTGGTGCCGATCTCGATTTAGCATTGCAGGGTGCCGAATGGATTGTCGATGCACTGCTCGGGACCGGTGCCACGGGCAATCCTAAGCCGCCCTATTCGTCGCTGATTCAGCGAATGAACTTGTCGTCAGCCAGAGTCCTGGCCGTCGATCTCCCCAGTGGGCTCGATTGCGATACCGGCCGTCCTGCCGAACCGACTATTCGCGCAGATCAGACCTGCACATTCGTCGCGGCCAAGAAGGGTTTTGAGAATCCCGCAGCCAGCGAGTACCTGGGAGCAGTTCAGGTTGTTGAGATCGGTGTGCCGCGGTGCCTATTGGCGGAGTTTGGCTTGTCCTGA
- a CDS encoding GNAT family N-acetyltransferase, whose amino-acid sequence MQVRLANLHDATDARAVVELLDMYSQDEFGSSAPLSPAARENLIPGLIKHGGARVFLASDDTIAQQPIGLAICLLGFSSFRGAPLLNIHDIAVSPAARGHGVGTALLLALEEDAKSLGCCKVTMEVRSDNHRAQAVYQRAGYHGSQPETWFWSKSLG is encoded by the coding sequence ATGCAAGTACGCCTCGCCAATCTGCACGACGCCACCGATGCCCGCGCGGTCGTCGAACTGCTCGACATGTACTCTCAGGACGAATTTGGCAGCAGTGCCCCGCTCTCGCCAGCAGCCCGCGAAAACCTTATTCCCGGCCTCATCAAGCACGGCGGGGCGCGCGTTTTTTTGGCAAGCGACGACACCATCGCTCAGCAACCCATCGGCCTGGCGATCTGCCTGCTGGGTTTCTCGTCGTTTCGAGGCGCTCCGCTACTCAACATTCACGATATTGCCGTTTCGCCCGCGGCTCGCGGCCACGGTGTGGGTACAGCCCTGTTGCTGGCCTTGGAAGAAGACGCCAAATCGCTGGGTTGCTGCAAAGTGACGATGGAAGTTCGCAGCGACAATCACCGCGCTCAGGCCGTCTATCAGCGGGCCGGTTATCACGGCAGCCAGCCCGAAACCTGGTTCTGGTCGAAAAGCTTGGGATAG
- the prfA gene encoding peptide chain release factor 1 has product MREDLEKSLARFEELEHQMSDPVILAEGAKFAAIAREHGSIAKVASKYRRFKQLVAEIEELRRMLTSPNEEERELAEAELPSIREHREQLWGELLDMTVGGADANRYRCVMEIRAGVGGDEGALFAHDLFQMYKRHADKRGWKMEIMEASPTEMGGFKEVILTFEGEGCYRELQYESGGHRVQRVPETEAKGRVHTSAATVAVLPEVEDVEVDLKSDEYRIDKTCASGPGGQHVNKTESAIRLTHYETGITVFMQEEKSQHKNLAKAMRILKSRLYDFYQQREQAKRSAERKSLIGSGDRSERIRTYNFPENRLTDHRIGLTLYKLDQIINGDLQPVTDALIEHDRNALRSMMGGLD; this is encoded by the coding sequence ATGCGCGAAGATCTCGAAAAAAGTCTGGCCCGGTTCGAAGAACTCGAACACCAAATGTCCGATCCGGTGATCCTCGCCGAAGGAGCGAAGTTCGCCGCCATCGCGCGCGAACATGGTTCGATTGCCAAAGTGGCCAGTAAGTATCGCCGCTTCAAGCAGCTCGTAGCCGAAATCGAAGAGCTGCGCCGCATGCTCACCAGCCCGAACGAAGAAGAACGAGAACTGGCCGAAGCCGAACTCCCTTCCATTCGCGAGCATCGCGAACAGCTGTGGGGCGAACTGCTCGACATGACCGTTGGCGGTGCCGACGCCAACCGCTATCGCTGCGTGATGGAGATTCGCGCGGGTGTCGGCGGCGACGAAGGAGCCCTCTTCGCGCACGACTTGTTCCAGATGTACAAGCGGCACGCCGACAAGCGCGGCTGGAAAATGGAAATCATGGAAGCTTCGCCCACGGAAATGGGTGGCTTCAAAGAAGTCATACTCACCTTCGAAGGCGAAGGCTGTTACCGCGAACTGCAGTACGAATCGGGTGGCCATCGCGTGCAGCGAGTCCCCGAGACCGAAGCCAAAGGGCGTGTGCATACCTCGGCAGCGACCGTGGCGGTGCTGCCCGAAGTCGAAGACGTCGAAGTCGATCTGAAGTCAGACGAGTACCGCATCGACAAGACTTGCGCGAGCGGCCCCGGTGGTCAGCACGTCAATAAGACCGAATCGGCGATTCGGCTGACCCACTACGAAACGGGCATCACCGTCTTCATGCAGGAAGAAAAGAGCCAGCACAAAAACCTGGCCAAAGCGATGCGCATTCTCAAGAGTCGCTTGTACGACTTCTATCAGCAACGCGAGCAAGCTAAGCGATCCGCCGAACGGAAGTCGCTCATCGGCAGCGGTGATCGCAGCGAACGAATTCGCACGTATAACTTCCCGGAAAATCGCCTGACCGACCACCGCATCGGTCTCACACTCTACAAGCTCGACCAGATCATCAACGGCGACTTGCAGCCCGTTACCGATGCGCTCATCGAACACGACCGCAACGCCCTCCGCAGCATGATGGGTGGGTTGGATTAA
- the rpmE gene encoding 50S ribosomal protein L31, whose amino-acid sequence MQDSIHPNYVDCAVSCSCGNAFKTRATKKELRIDICNACHPFYTGKLKFLDTAGRIEKFQNKFQAGSYASLAKPAKKKAAPVSDES is encoded by the coding sequence ATGCAAGACAGCATTCACCCCAATTACGTCGACTGCGCCGTGTCGTGCAGCTGCGGCAACGCGTTCAAGACCCGGGCCACGAAGAAGGAATTGCGGATCGACATCTGCAATGCCTGCCACCCGTTCTACACCGGCAAGCTGAAGTTCCTCGATACCGCCGGCCGTATCGAGAAGTTCCAAAACAAGTTCCAAGCCGGTTCGTACGCCAGCCTGGCCAAGCCCGCCAAGAAGAAGGCAGCCCCCGTCAGCGACGAATCGTAG
- a CDS encoding DNA integrity scanning protein DisA nucleotide-binding domain protein, protein MKPVKFDDQLAGFLTLAANLCQEQNASAVLVLLPGPTDWDALKEVLDGRKIVITADKAEEVEGAAEAGLQTILLDMSEAPVFERLTQALLTGVAREILAPGAGVVVAYSGFDSAMIDSISFIRLDEHLGRLTARDLRQLETSVPLDTLKVVVDLAVEIGREGREGKAVGTMFVVGDTRKVLQHSQPAGFDPVRGYPRAERDLHDPRVREAIKEVAVLDGAFIVSPEGLVEKAAQLVDAPYADLTVSKGLGARHWAGAAISKATHAIAIVVSQSSGTVRIFQVGEVMLRIEPFRQAMKWKEFEYERPSDGE, encoded by the coding sequence ATGAAGCCCGTCAAATTCGACGATCAACTGGCTGGATTTCTGACTCTGGCAGCTAATCTCTGCCAAGAGCAGAACGCATCGGCAGTGCTGGTGCTGCTGCCCGGGCCGACCGATTGGGATGCGCTTAAGGAAGTGCTCGACGGCCGCAAGATTGTAATTACGGCCGATAAAGCAGAAGAAGTTGAAGGGGCCGCCGAAGCGGGCCTGCAGACCATACTGCTCGATATGTCGGAAGCGCCGGTCTTCGAGCGCCTGACTCAGGCCCTGCTGACCGGCGTGGCGCGCGAAATCCTCGCCCCCGGGGCTGGCGTGGTTGTGGCCTACTCAGGCTTCGATTCCGCGATGATCGATTCCATCAGTTTCATTCGTCTGGACGAGCATCTCGGCCGGCTGACCGCCCGCGACCTTCGTCAGCTGGAGACAAGTGTCCCCCTCGATACGCTCAAGGTCGTGGTCGATCTGGCTGTTGAAATTGGTCGCGAGGGGCGCGAAGGGAAAGCGGTCGGCACGATGTTCGTCGTCGGCGATACGCGCAAAGTGCTGCAGCACAGTCAGCCCGCTGGGTTTGACCCCGTGCGCGGCTATCCACGGGCCGAGCGCGACCTGCATGACCCGCGCGTGCGCGAGGCCATTAAAGAAGTCGCCGTGCTCGATGGCGCCTTCATCGTTTCGCCCGAAGGGCTGGTCGAAAAGGCTGCCCAACTGGTCGACGCACCGTATGCCGACCTCACGGTCTCCAAGGGGCTCGGTGCCCGCCACTGGGCTGGGGCGGCCATCAGTAAGGCGACGCACGCAATTGCGATTGTGGTCAGCCAATCGAGCGGTACCGTTCGCATTTTTCAGGTGGGCGAAGTAATGCTGCGGATTGAACCATTTCGCCAGGCCATGAAGTGGAAGGAGTTCGAATACGAACGTCCTTCCGACGGTGAGTAA